Proteins encoded together in one Plectropomus leopardus isolate mb chromosome 19, YSFRI_Pleo_2.0, whole genome shotgun sequence window:
- the zdhhc16b gene encoding palmitoyltransferase ZDHHC16B: MRMGSSWRWQLSRAMRLALRWCRLCRPQRGSRGSGGTTKPWISGRLSVLWSYCKLLLKSLYSNTLTNADTLLDCAFEPVYWIVDNVTRWFGVVFVCLVVLLTTSVVVIVYLFVLPTILSTYPVYWILWHLCFGHWLLVMVVFHYYKATTTSAGHPPKEKIHIPSVSICKKCIAPKPARTHHCSICNMCVLKMDHHCPWLNNCVGHFNHRYFFSFCLYMTLGCIYCSVSSRDLFLDAYSAIERYYQTPPPTDTYTESTAHKSVIFLWVLTSSVAVALGGLTLWHSILISRGETSVERHINRKETKRLMETGKVFRNPYHHGTMNNWRLLLGVEKRSHWFTRVLLPSSHIPNGDGIMWDCTFTRRDPMAI; this comes from the exons ATGCGTATGGGCAGCAGCTGGAGGTGGCAGCTCTCCCGGGCCATGAGACTGGCGCTGCGTTGGTGCCGGCTGTGCCGCCCGCAGAGAGGAAGTCGAGGCAGTGGGGGAACCACCAAGCCGTGGATCAGCGGCAGGTTGTCGGTGCTGTGGAGCTATTGCAAGCTGCTGCTCAAATCTCTGTACTCTAACACCCTCACCAACGCCGACACTCTGCTGGACTGTGCGTTTGAACCCGTTTACTGGATTGTGGACAATGTGACGCGCTGGTTTGGAGTG GTGTTTGTCTGTCTCGTCGTACTGCTGACAACTTCAGTTGTAGTCATCGTCTATCTGTTCGTCCTACCCACAATCCTCAGCACTTACCCCGTGTACTGGATCCTTTGGCACCTCTGCTTTGGTCATTGGCTTCTCGTCATGGTGGTCTTCCATTACTACAAGGCCACCACCACCTCTGCAGGACACCCGCCCAAG gaaaaaattCACATTCCCTCAGTGTCCATCTGTAAGAAATGCATCGCTCCAAAACCGGCCAGGACGCACCACTGCAGCATCTGCAACAT GTGTGTTTTGAAGATGGACCACCACTGTC CCTGGTTGAACAACTGCGTGGGCCATTTCAACCACCGCTacttcttctctttctgcctTTACATGACCCTGGGCTGCATCTACTGCAGCGTCAGCAGCAGGGACTTGTTTCTGGATGCCTACAGCGCTATAGAG AGGTACTACCAGACCCCTCCACCAACCGACACCTACACAGAGAGCACTGCTCACAAGAGCGTCATCTTCCTGTGGGTGCTCACCAG CTCTGTGGCAGTAGCTCTGGGAGGACTCACCCTGTGGCACAGCATACTcatcagcagaggagagaccAGCGTGGAGCGGCACATCAACCGAAAAGAGACCAAAAGACTCATGGAGACGGGCAAA GTGTTCAGAAATCCATACCATCATGGTACGATGAACAACTGGAGGTTACTGCTTGGTGTGGAAAAAAGGAG TCACTGGTTCACGCGGGTCCTCTTGCCCTCCAGCCATATTCCCAACGGGGACGGCATCATGTGGGACTGCACCTTCACCAGAAGAGACCCGATGGCCATCTGA